In the Pseudomonadales bacterium genome, GCCATTAATCACTTTGGCTAAAGAAGACTCGGTTGCTAACCGTCGTCTCGCTAATAGTCGCCTAGGCAGTGATGAAGCTGTAGGTAAATTGTTTTCTGAACTTGGCCCACGCTACGAAAGCCGCCCTGGTGGTTATATTCGTATCTTAAAATGTGGTTACCGCGCGGGCGATAAAGCGCCAATGGCCTATGTTGAATTGGTTGATCGTCCACTACCGGTTGACGATGATATTGAAGATAGTGACGATTAAGCCCATCTCCATTTATTTATAAAACCCAGCATTGCTGGGTTTTTTTTTGCCATATGCATTAGCTACAAGATGTGCGATCAGTGTGTGAACTAAAGCTTATAGACTAAAGGGCAAAATGACGATAGAGTCAGAATATATAAATTATAAATACACTCATTTTTTTGAAAAGGAGTTCAAAGTGCGTTTTATAAAAGCCACCTTTATAATCTTTTGCGGTTTAATACTAGTGCCGCATGCATATGCTGCCGATAAGGGATTCTATGCTGGATTATATGCATCGTATCAACAGTTAGATATAACCAATCAAGGTGCAATAGACTTAAATCCTAACTCAGCATTAGGTGCATATGCTGGTTATAATCTTTTCTCAATGTTCGGTATTGAGTTGGGTTACGCAGAATTCTCAGCAATAGATTCTGATGATCGTGATGACCTAGAGTTGCAACTTTCAAGAGCTCACCTAGGTTTTAATTTTCAAGGTGCAGTTACAAGCACGATAGATTTATTTGCCAAAGTAAAAGCGACGTATAATTATTTGGATCTTGATTTTAATCAACGTGAAAGCGACACGTCAGATGATATAGGCTGGCAATATGAAGTGGGCTCTCAATGGTATATAAATCCAAATTTCGGCCTCACCCTAGCAATTGCCTATGCTGAATCTGGCTATGATGAAGATTTTGATTACAATGCATGGTCCACTGCACTTGGTGTTCAAGCTAATTTCTAGATAATAAAAAAGTATAAAAGTACAGGATGTTATTATGAAGCCACTCTTTTTAATGCTGCTAACGATTTTATTAACTGCCTGTGATGAAGGGGCGCCGATCAAGCAAGACTCAAGACTGTACGAAATTCTAGTTAAAGATAAAGAAAAAATTCGCTCATCAGAGGGTATAAACCTGAATGATTTCCGTGATGCAGATGGGGAACAAACATCGAATAGTAAAACAATTGCGAACTGTCTGTACTTTAACAAAATCACGCCCGACAGAACCTGTTCAATTGCTGAAAACCCTTTTATCGCATCTTCATCTGTGACACCAACAAAAGCACAAATTATGGAGAAGTTGATCGTTTCTGATCAGTGGATGGCAGATAACTTTGCTAAAGTGCTTGATCAAGCGCCGGCAGAAATGTTGACACTGTTCTCAAGTGTAACAGGTATAGCTATACACAGAGATATTAGGCCTGCCTATTTTTGGACCGCAACAGGCGGCATTTACTTAGACCCTATTTATCTTTGGGAAACCGCAGAACAGTTAGCTACCGTAAGTCAGCAGCAAGATTTTAGAATTAAAGAAGGCGGTGAGACACTGGACTATGTGAGCTTTACTAGCTATTACAAAGATGGTGCGCCAGCTTGGACTAGTGAAGCTGATGCAAGAGATCAGCAAGATGTACTTTACATGATGTCGGCGTTGTTATTTCACGAATTGGCACATGCGCGCGATGCCTATCCAGTAGACGCAATTCTTGAGGCCTCAAGCGAGGAGTTTACCTATCAGCTTGCTGATCGTGTAGAAGATATCGGTGCATCAGTAACAAAGCAATTAGGTCGACTGTTTCCTCTGGGTAGTCAGGTGCTAAAAGATTTGGCCTCAATAAGATATTCAGGCCCCAATGAAGAACTTAATATTACTACAGACTTTTTTGCACTGTCTGCTGACGATTTAGCGGCAGAGTTTGTGCCTGATGGCGCGAATGATGATTACTCTTATTACGCAAGAGAATTTGACGGCATGCGGAATTACTATGAAGACACCGCAATGTTATTTGAGGAAGCAATGTTGAAGATACATTTTGACATTGATAAAGAATACGGATTTGCAAACATCGTAGGTAATCAAGGTGATTGCTCAGATTATGATGTGGTAATGCAGATTACTAATCGTATATTTGATGACAGCGTCAAAAATAGAGCCAGTTTAGTGGTGAATGGCTTGCTACCCAATAACGCCTATCAAGCGTATTTCCTTCAAGATATCGATAGGGCGCCATTACAATTTTGTGTGCCTCAGTCAGACAGTCGGTCAGAGCTGAGCCAAAGTGCTGCAAAGCCATCCACACAAAACTCTGAGACTAAACCACAGTTGGGTGCGCGCCGCTGGCATTAGGGTGCTGGTTTAAAAAAACTGGGTTGTTTGTATAATCAGAGCGTATAATTAGAATGTCTCATTGCTTGGTACTAATAAGTGTCACAGCGCCTTTTACTAGCAACTCTTATATCTGTACTTATTTCCTGCGACGGTGGGGGAGGGCCTAGTTCATCCTTGGTAACTGAAAGTCCATCTTCATCCGACGCGCTTGCCTCGACCCAGAGCCTCACTCTTGATAAAGTCGATCGCTGTCTATCGGCAGCATTGAGTCTGGCGTTGCGCCTATGCAGTTTAGAAGAGCTAAATTTCATAGCAGCTGACAGCAACTCGCCAACGGTTGATGAAATTATGCAGCGTGTGGTCGTTTCAGACCCATGGATGGCCGATAATTTTCGTGCAGCACTGCAGCTTATGCCTGATGATATGC is a window encoding:
- a CDS encoding porin family protein, producing the protein MTIESEYINYKYTHFFEKEFKVRFIKATFIIFCGLILVPHAYAADKGFYAGLYASYQQLDITNQGAIDLNPNSALGAYAGYNLFSMFGIELGYAEFSAIDSDDRDDLELQLSRAHLGFNFQGAVTSTIDLFAKVKATYNYLDLDFNQRESDTSDDIGWQYEVGSQWYINPNFGLTLAIAYAESGYDEDFDYNAWSTALGVQANF
- the rplQ gene encoding 50S ribosomal protein L17, whose protein sequence is MRHRKSGRKLNRNSSHRSAMFKNMTISLVEHELIKTTLPKAKELRRIAEPLITLAKEDSVANRRLANSRLGSDEAVGKLFSELGPRYESRPGGYIRILKCGYRAGDKAPMAYVELVDRPLPVDDDIEDSDD